A region of the Mus caroli chromosome 7, CAROLI_EIJ_v1.1, whole genome shotgun sequence genome:
GGTGAGAGGGAGGTGAtagtaaagaaaaacagagagaatagAGGGGGGCATTTTTAAGGTCTTGGGGTTGGAGCTCAGAGGAAGAACTGTTAacgggggagagggggggggggagaaaagggcAGAAAAGGCAATGCCAGGACAGAAAGACTACGACAGTCACAGACAATGGTAGGCGTCTAGGAagataaggagaaagaagaaaggtaggaagggagggaagagagaagggtgaGTTAGAAAGAGAttgaaagaacagaaaagcagggcacacagagagaggctcaGGGAAGACAGCAACAAACAAGCTGCTGGTGATGGGAGCTAAGGAAGCCATAGTCAGAGGACCCGGGGCAAGCCCAGTGCACAGAACTTGCAGCCTGATTCCCCTGCTGCTCGCGGGAATGCTGACCACAGGTGAGTGGAATGCTGGACTTGTAGTGCACAGGCTCACAAGTGCCACCGTAGGCTCCTATTGTCAATCTCTTGTGTCCCCAGGCCTGGCCCAGTCGCCAGTCCCCACCTCAGCACCTCGAGGCTTCTGGGCTCTGTCTGAAAACCTGACTGTGGTGGAAGGGGCAACAGTTAAGCTGTGGTGTGGCGTCAGGGCCCCCGGCAGTGTGGTGCAGTGGGCTAAGGATGGGCTGCTTCTGGGTCCAAACCCTAAGATTCCAGGCTTCCCAAGGTACAGCCTGGAAGGAGACAGTGCTAAAGGTGAGAGGTCAGAGCCTGAAATCCCTGGCAAGGGCAGAGACAGTGGCGCTGACCTTGGTGGCTCCATCTCTAGGTGAGTTCCATCTGCTTATTGAAGCCTGTGACCTCAGCGATGATGCGGAGTACGAGTGCCAAGTCGGTCGCTCCGAGTTGGGTCCCGAGCTCGTGTCTCCCAGAGTAATCCTCTCCATCCTAGGTATGGGTGAGAGACTCCCTTCCAGAACCCACCAAGTTGGGCTCCAGCCCTCTTTCCTCAGACCTGGGAGTCCTCCACCCTGGGTCCTGGGTACAGTCTCATTTTCTTGACCAAACCTTTCATGTACCTCCCAATAGTGTGTCTCACCCCAGACTCTTTCCCACCAGTTTCCCCCAAGGTGCTTCAGTTAACCCCTGAGGCAGGAAGCACAGTTACCTGGGTAGCTGGACAGGAGTATGTCGTCACCTGTGTGTCTGGGGATGCAAAACCAGCACCTGACATCATCTTCATCCAGGGTGAGTGGAGGTGAACCGGTGGGACAGCCAATACCACTGGGATGGGAAGGGTGTTCCTGCCAAGTATCCTCCTAAGAGACCCCCAAAATATGTCTCCCCTGAAGATATTACCACCCCAGGTAATGAGGCCAATGTAATATGCTGGATAAGGAGATGCTGTGGGGAGACACCCAGGAAACAACAAGATGGCTGATCTGGGGTAGCGAGAGAGGGTCAGCACTCAAGTGAGCTATGGATGTCAATGTCCTGCAGCTGTAAGGCattagggagaaaggagaaaccaTGGTACAGCCCTGGGAACCCCAGAATTCAGGGGGTTCTGAATGCGTGGGAGGTCCAAGCCTACACCCCAGCTTCTTGTCCTCCAGCGCCAATAAGAATGGGGGTGCTATGTCCACCCTGAGCACTTCCAGGCTATGCTTCTACATCCACCTTGGAAAAGAACCCCAAGTCCCTCTAGCCAGCTTTCTCGTTGTCCCAAGGTGGACGCACGGTAGAGGATGTCTCCTCCAGCGTGAACGAGGGATCAGAGGAGAAACTCTTTATCACGGAAGCCGAAGCCAGGTGCGCAAGCTGGGGTTTCCTTCCCATACCCTGTGTTCCAGGTTGTCCCAGCAGACTCTCAGAACCTAGTAATGCAAGCATGGAACCCTGAGTTGTATAAACACCTGGGACCCAACTCTTTACCTTGACTCTCAAAAATTCTTGATGGTAATCCCAGTTTGTAGGTATTAAGTAAAAGTATTTAGCCCAGGTAAGGACCTTGGGCACCCCAACTCTCACGTTAAGCCCCCAAATCTCTCCCAGGGGTGTCTAGATCTTAGAATAAATCAGTATGGAGACTAGCTGACAGTGAAGACCTGGAACTTCATGTCTTCATCCTGGATCCCTATACCGTCATATGACAACTCTGACTCCAGAAACTTCTATTTCTCCATGGCAGGGTGACACCCCAGAGCTCAGATAATGGGCAGCTGCTAGTCTGCGAGGGGTCCAACCCAGCCTTGGCCACTCCCATAAAGGCTTCGTTCACCATGAATATCCTGTGTGAGTGGGGAAGATGGGCAGTGGTGGGCACAGAGGATGGTTTGGGAGCACGGAGAGAGATTTAAGAGtggtagagccgggcgtggtggcgcacgcctttaatcccagcactcgggaggcagaggcaggcggatttctgagttcgaggccagcctggtctacaaagtgagttccaggacagccagggctacacagagaaaccctgtctcgaaaaaccaaaaaaaaaaaaaaaaagtggtagaAAATTCAGACATTGTCATCAGCCACCGTGTTGtgtacctataatctcagtatacgggaggtgggggcagaaggacagtaaggccaacctgggctactgaGGGCTGGACTTTGTAGCTCTGCCATAGAATCCACCCTGGGGTAAGCATAAACCCAGGTTCCAAACCCAGCACtggaaacaaaaagcaagcagccAAGGAAAAGCTAagatttgttattgttattgctgctgctgttgttgttgtatgcatgtgtgcatgtgcatgtgtgcatgcacgagAACATCTTTCAGAAGTTAAGTCTCCCCTTGCAAAATGGACTTGAAGTCAGGTTGTTGGGCTTGTTGCCAAGGCCCTCCTGCACCATCTCCCTTGTCCACAAGAGGAGAGAAAAGCAAGTTATGGAGCCCAGAAAGAGTAGATGGGGGCTTCCTAGGCTCCCTGAGTGGTCTATGCTCTCCAGTCCCCCCAGGACCTCCTGTCATTGATTGGCCAGGCCTGAATGAGGGGCATGTACGGGCAGGGGAGAACTTGGAGCTGCCCTGCATAGCCAGAGGTGGAAATCCACCTGCGACCCTGCAGTGGCTGAAGGTGAGGATGGAGGGCTGACACGGGGGCCTGGGGAAGGAGCGATGCTGAGGTAACCAGGTTTGCCTCTGTGTCCAGAATGGTAAACCAGTGTCCATAGCTTGGGGCACAGAACATGCCCAGGCAGTGGCTCACAGTGTGCTGGTAATGACTGTTCGACCTGAAGACCACGGAGCTCGGCTCAGCTGTCAGTCCTACAACAGTGTGTCTGCAGAGACCCAGGAGCAAAGCATCACGCTGCAGGTCACCTGTGAGTCCCACCCTCTTCCTCTCAGTCCATATCCTTCTGTGCCTTCATATCCGGCCAATCTTATGTCAAAGACCTCATTGTCAGCCTACACCCCCATCTGTCTGGGTTGAAGACCCTGGCCTGAATTCCCATCTCTCCTTGGTGTGTCTGTCATCAGTTCCCCCCAGTGCCATTACCATCCTGGGATCTGCATCACAGTCTGAGAACAAAAATGTGACCCTTTGCTGCCTTACCAAGTCCAGTCGCCCACCGGTCCTGCTGAGATGGTGGTTGGGTGGACGGCAGTTGCTGCCCACGGATGAGACAGTCATGGATGTGAGGATGTACATGATTGTGGTTTGACATCCTCAGAGGCTTTGGGCCCTGCAGAGGCCAGACTGAGGCTCCAGTTCTTGGGTCTTAtagagggagggtgggaaagtTTCATGTGTCCTTGGTAGGGTCTGGTGGACCCAGGCCTCTGCTACCATGAGTGAGGCCTTCTTGGGCCGTAAATCTGAAGCTCACTCCTTGCTAGGGCCTGCATGGTGGCCACATCTCCATGTCCAATCTGACACTCTTGGTGAAGAGAGAAGACAATGGCCTGTCCCTCACCTGCGAAGCCTTCAGTGATGCCTTCAGCAAGGAGACCTTCAAGAAATCACTCACCTTGAATGTGAAATGTGAGCCTTAACCCAGAGCCCGAAGAGGCCTCAGGCCTCGGGCTTCACAGAGCTCACCCTGAGGATCTAGCCCAGATGAAAATGTCTCTCTTCAGATGTAAATGTGTCTCTTCACCATCTCTCACTAGACCCTGCCCAGAAGCTGTGGATTGAGGGACCCCCAGAGGGGCAGAGCATCCGGACTGGAACTCGGGTGAGGCTGGTATGCTTAGCCATTGGAGGCAACCCAGAGCCCTCCCTCACCTGGCTTAAGGTAGGGGCCAAGCAAGAAAGGGAAGGCATGagatcttcctctctcccccttcccttccttctttcctgtcttttttcttttccctttttccctcctgtttatctgctgtgtgtgtgtgtgtgtgtgtgtgtgtgtgagagagagagagagagagagagaaagctaaaaCCACTcacactctactgactgagctgtcctctcattttcatttgctttcctAAGACAGGATGTTATGtcatctaggctggccttgaattctgtttgtttttgatccAGGAAGGGTTTCAGGATGTAGTTCTGGcgggcctagaactcattatgtaaaccaggctggcctcgaatttagagaGATCCACCCGACTCTGCCTGGATTAAAACCCTGCTCATCCTTTTGATCCTCTTGTCCTCTCCACCCCCTCAGAACGTGGAAACACCCGTATCTCTTGGAAAACTCTAGAGATTATGGAAAGTCACAAATGCCATGAGAATTAATGGAACCCCCCAGGAAAGTTCTGAAAAAATAATtccaggataaaaaaaaaaaaaaaaaggaactttgggtcaaaatagaaaattctaagccgggcgtggtggcgcacgcctttaatcccagcactcgggaggcagaggcaggtggatttctgagttcgaggccagcctggtctacaaagtgagttccaggacagccagggctacacagagaaaccctgtctcgaaaaaccaaaagaaaaaccaaaaaaaaaaaaaaaaaaaaaaaaaaaaaaaaaaaaaaaaaaaaaaaaaagaaaattctagagaTAAAGTAACTATAATTCCATTCATAGTAAAGAAAATTCATTCACATTAAAGCTAATgttaaggaaaataaagaatgaagggagggaagagaaagagatggagagggaggacagagacGGGGGACAGAAAGATgaaggaggcagaaaaagaggcagagaaagaggcagggatATCTAAGGGTTAATATTGGAATTAGGGAAAAGTTTCGAGAAATTTTGGGGGAGAGTGGAAagtgtttgaaattttaaatttttatttattaattttaatatgcatgtatattttgtCTGTGACCACATTCATCCCTAATGCCTTGAGAagtcagaagagtgtgtcaggTCCCCTAGGACTGGAGCTACAGTAGGTTGttagcttccatgtgggtgctgggaattgaaccctgatcctctggaagcGCAGCCTGTGCTCCTACCTGCTGGGCCAACTCTCCAGCGGAAGACGggaatttttaagaaaaacaccTGTGAGGAGGCAGTCCTTtttgtaatcctagctcttgaaagcagaaggcaggaaggtcaggagttcaaggtcatcctcggctagGCTACTTAGGGGACTCACTCTGCGGTCAACCCTGGCTACATGAGATCCCCTCTCAAGCAAAGCAAGGCAAAAACAACAGAggcaaagaaaagggaaagagtaTTGGGAATTCCGAGGGAGTTTCCTGTTCTGTAAATATCACAGTTCAGGGTTTGGGGGTGTGGTACCTGCAGCAAGCAAAGggctgggggtgtgtggggggggctggAGGTAGgtggtgtgtgtaggtgtgtgggtggagATGGGGGGCGCGGTGCACAATGGACTAAAGATCCCAAGACTACCAAGGCAGGCAGGAGAGGCTAGTACTAGGGATACTCAAATCCAGACCCTACTCCTGCTGCCGCTGATGAGGACACCTTCATCACACAAAGGCCCTCTCTGGGCTAgcggccacccacccaccctatTTGGGTCCTCAGGATTCGCGCCCGGTGAACGATCCTCGGCAGTCCCAGGAGCCCCGGCGTGTGCAGCTGGGCAGTGTGGAGAAGTCCGGCAGCACTTTCTCCCGCGAGCTGGTGCTGATCATAGGCCCGCCGGACAACCTAGCCAAGTTCTCCTGCAAGGCGGGTCAGCTCAGTGCATCTACGCAGCTGGTGGTGCAGTGTGAGCGCACAGGCCCAGCGGGTGGCGAGTGTTGGAGAGGGGGCGGTGTAGACCCTTGTAGCCCAGGTTCCTCAGCCTTTGAATCTCTAATCCATTAagttcccccaacaaacctgacCATCCTGGCCAACTCGTCCGCACTGCGCCCAGGCGACGCCTTGAACTTGACCTGCGTCAGCATCAGCAGCAACCCTCCAGTCAACTTGTCTTTggacaaggaaggagagaggtgagTTTATAGGAAACCCTATCCCGTCTATgttcagtcacacacacacacacacacacacacacacacacacacacacacacacccagtctGCTCCCTCGGTGCCCTAAGCTTCCGGGACCAGCTGGGTCCTCACCCATTTTCTCAAACTTGCACAGGCTGGAAGACGTGGCTGCAAAACCCCAGAGCGCCCCGTTCAAAGGCTCCGCTGCATCCAGGAGTGTTTTTCTTCGGGTGTCATCCCGAGACCACGGCCACCGGGTTACCTGCCGAGCCCACAGCGAGGCACTTCGTGAAACCGTGAGCTCCTTCTACCGCCTCAACGTGTTATGTAAGTGCGCAGGCCTGGCACCGCCCCTCAGCTACCTGAGTCTTCACCTTGACCTCTATCGAGTCTATAACTTTCCTAGCCTTCATCCTGATCTCCCGCTGTCAGCAGTTCCAATCCATGCTCTCCACTCTCAGCTTGGCACTCGCtgctatctccccccccccaaaaaaaaaaaaaaaactggatctTAGCTTCTcaattgttaaattttaaaagttttaaaatagtcctggctgacctggaacttgatatgtagagtAGGAAAGTCATGagcttgcagcaatcctcctgcctctgtctctgaactCTAAAGTTtactgcctctgaagtgctgggattgcaaacctGTACGACCATATCTGGCTTTGCGTATTTTgttctgctgtttttgttttttcagacagtaTCTGACtgaatagctctggctggcttggaacttacaAATGATCCACGGGTCTCTGTCTCCCacgagctgggattaaaggcatgcctcaCCACACcccacttggatttttttttaaattacatctaaTTATTGTGTGTGTTCCCTCATGTCTGTGCCATGGTGAGCAGgtggtcagaaaacaacttaaaagaaaaacattttgtttgtttgttttttgtggggtttgggtttcggagacagggtttctctgtgtagtcctcgCTGTCcaggaactagctctgtagaccaggctgtcctcgaactcacaagagattcgcttgcctttgcctccaaagtactgggattaaaggcgtgcactgtgGCCGCCGCCCAGCCTCACAGAACAATTTAAGAAAGCTGGTTCTCACCTCCCTCCTTGAGGGTCCCCGACACTGAACTCAGGTTTGGCAGTAATCTTACCAGCCGAACCATCCCACCAGGTTTTAGCTTCTATCCAGAGCCTTGTCCCAGATCTCAGCTCTAACAGTTGTCCTGTCCACCACCCTAGTCCTGGCTTCGACCCTAACCTTAACCCCTGAACTTGTGCCTTAACTTTACCGACTCTTGACTTCCTGGGGCGCCCCCTCTGAAGACCCTCCAGAGTTCCTGGGAGAGCAAGTGCGGGCGGTGACCGTGGTGGAGCAGGGCCAGGCGCTGCTGCCGGTGTCCGTGTCTGCTAACCCCGCCCCCGAGGCCTTCAACTGGACCTTCCGAGGATACCGCCTCAGCCCAGGTAGGATGTGGGCCTGGAGGAGGGTGCAGATTCAGGAGGCTGGGCGTGACTTCCAAGCTCCTGACCCTCTCCTTCCGCAGCTGGGGGTCCCCGGCACCGCATCCTGTCTGGAGGGGCTCTGCAGCTGTGGAATGTGACCCGAGCTGACGATGGCTTTTATCAGCTACACTGCCAGAACTCGGAGGGCACCGCCGAGGCGCTGTTGAAGCTGGACGTGCATTGTGAGCCCCCTCAGAAACCCGGAAAACTAGGGTTTCCCAAGAGCTGCTCCTTACCGTGGACGACACGCCCACTCAAGTTCTCTTGACCCCACCCCAGCACTGTTCTGGTATATCCCCGCCCCCCAGCGCACACACCAGACTCTAATAATCACAGAGGCACAACGATGAAGACAGGCTTATTATCTTGAGAATTCTCTTCCATAAAGGGCAAGCTGTACCCACCTCCATACTATTCTAGACACCTCAAAGACACTCCTCCTCCCTGAGATCtgtcccccctcacccccacaggGTCTGTCAGGACCTAAGTTTCTTCATCAAGCACTTATCTCTCAATAGATGCTCCCACCATCCGTGCCCTGAAGGACCCTACTGAGGTGAATGTTGGGGGTTCGGTGGATATAGTCTGCACCGTCGATGCCAATCCCATCCTTCCAGAGATGTTCAGCTGGGAGAGACTGGTAAGCGCCTAGCCTTTGGTGGATGGAGGTTGAGCTAGGAAGATGCAGTCTCCGGGTTGCTAGTTCCTTGGAAGTGAATGTTGTACTGTGTGAAGCCATGCGTGATTGTACAGGTCAGGATATCTTTTGGGAACTGATTTTGTTGAATGGCAGgtgaatgtgtgaatgagtgaatagtgtgtgtgtgtgtgtgtgtgtgtgtatgtggtgagtgtagtgtgtgtgtgtgtgtatgtgtgtaaatgggTGCATGAAGGAATGAAAAGTTGGAGGATgagtaaaaaaaataagtgaaagaacagaaaataggATGGGCGACTCCATGCTTGATTAAAGGGTAGACAAATAGGATGAGAAGACCGGCAGGTGAGTGGCAGGAAGTCTGTggtagatatacatacatacatacatgtatcatACACAtggtgtatatgatatatatcatatataacttttatcatatatacatacatatgtgtatatgcattataaatgtatgtatatataagcagtatacatatttatgaatgtGGACATGGAGGAGTGAAAAACAGCATGAATGAGCAGAGCGCTGCCTGATGGATGGCTCAGTTTCTGGAAGGAAGACAAATGGGGCGGGTGAGGTGGtgcagtgggtaaaagtgctgtGTGCACATGGTGACCTGACTTCAGTCCCTGGACCCAGGGTAGAAGGAGCAAACCGACCTTCAAGTTATTCACCCGAATGCTTTGCACACATGtgcctacactcacacacacacacacacacacacacaccatcatcatcatcatctgtacatacatacatacacacatcatcatacatacatacacacatcatcatacatgcatacatacatcatcatacatacatgcatcatCATCATACCTATACACATcatcatacatgcatacataaatacacatatcatcatacatacacacatcatacatacacacatcatcatacatacacatacatcatcacacatacatacatatatatatacattgttatagatacatacacacatcatcatacatgtatacatacttacacatcatcatacatgtatatatacagtattgtgcatatatatatataatacatacatacacacatacacacacatatatatacacacacaactaatggtaaagaatattttaaaactataaaggaagaagacaaaggttTATTCATTGAGCTGGTGATTGAGTTGGTGGGAAGGTAAATGGGAGGAAAGAtagatttggttttttgttttgctgtttgttgtggttgttttaaatttatttgttgtgtgcatattttctgtgtgtgtgtagtgcaaaCGTGCCATAGTATGGATATGAAGGTCAAGAGGTCAAATTGTTAGGCTCAACCACAGGTgtcttcatccactgagccatcttcaaggtccattgttttttatttgtttgtttgtttgtttgtttattacacATTGGTgctttacatgcatgtatgtctttgtgagggtgtcagatctggaactagaattacagacatctGTAAGCTggcatgtggctg
Encoded here:
- the Nphs1 gene encoding nephrin isoform X2, whose amino-acid sequence is MGAKEAIVRGPGASPVHRTCSLIPLLLAGMLTTGLAQSPVPTSAPRGFWALSENLTVVEGATVKLWCGVRAPGSVVQWAKDGLLLGPNPKIPGFPRYSLEGDSAKGEFHLLIEACDLSDDAEYECQVGRSELGPELVSPRVILSILVSPKVLQLTPEAGSTVTWVAGQEYVVTCVSGDAKPAPDIIFIQGGRTVEDVSSSVNEGSEEKLFITEAEARVTPQSSDNGQLLVCEGSNPALATPIKASFTMNILFPPGPPVIDWPGLNEGHVRAGENLELPCIARGGNPPATLQWLKNGKPVSIAWGTEHAQAVAHSVLVMTVRPEDHGARLSCQSYNSVSAETQEQSITLQVTFPPSAITILGSASQSENKNVTLCCLTKSSRPPVLLRWWLGGRQLLPTDETVMDGLHGGHISMSNLTLLVKREDNGLSLTCEAFSDAFSKETFKKSLTLNVKYPAQKLWIEGPPEGQSIRTGTRVRLVCLAIGGNPEPSLTWLKDSRPVNDPRQSQEPRRVQLGSVEKSGSTFSRELVLIIGPPDNLAKFSCKAGQLSASTQLVVQFPPTNLTILANSSALRPGDALNLTCVSISSNPPVNLSLDKEGERLEDVAAKPQSAPFKGSAASRSVFLRVSSRDHGHRVTCRAHSEALRETVSSFYRLNVLYPPEFLGEQVRAVTVVEQGQALLPVSVSANPAPEAFNWTFRGYRLSPAGGPRHRILSGGALQLWNVTRADDGFYQLHCQNSEGTAEALLKLDVHYAPTIRALKDPTEVNVGGSVDIVCTVDANPILPEMFSWERLGEDEEELNLDDMEKMSKGSTGRLRIRQAKLSQAGAYQCIVDNGVAPAARGLVRLVVRFAPQVDHPTPLTKVAAAGDSTSSATLHCRARGVPNIDFTWTKNGVPLDLQDPRYTEHKYHQGVVHSSLLTIANVSAAQDYALFQCTATNALGSDHTNIQLVSISRPDPPLGLKVVSVSPHSVGLEWKPGFDGGLPQRFQIRYEALETPGFLYMDVLPAQATTFTLTGLKPSTRYRIWLLASNALGDSGLTDKGIQVSITTPGLDQAPEDTDQPLPTEQPPGPPRLPLLPVLFAVGGLLLLSNASCVGGLLWRRRLRRLAEEISEKTEAGSEEDRIRNEYEESQWTGDRDTRSSTISTAEVDPHYYSMRDFSPQLPPTVEEVSYHQGIEDEDMAFPGHLYDEVERVYGPPGVWGPLYDEVQMDPYDLRWPEVKYEDPRGIYDQVAADVDAGEPGSLPFELRGHLV
- the Nphs1 gene encoding nephrin isoform X1 — translated: MGAKEAIVRGPGASPVHRTCSLIPLLLAGMLTTGLAQSPVPTSAPRGFWALSENLTVVEGATVKLWCGVRAPGSVVQWAKDGLLLGPNPKIPGFPRYSLEGDSAKGEFHLLIEACDLSDDAEYECQVGRSELGPELVSPRVILSILVSPKVLQLTPEAGSTVTWVAGQEYVVTCVSGDAKPAPDIIFIQGGRTVEDVSSSVNEGSEEKLFITEAEARVTPQSSDNGQLLVCEGSNPALATPIKASFTMNILFPPGPPVIDWPGLNEGHVRAGENLELPCIARGGNPPATLQWLKNGKPVSIAWGTEHAQAVAHSVLVMTVRPEDHGARLSCQSYNSVSAETQEQSITLQVTFPPSAITILGSASQSENKNVTLCCLTKSSRPPVLLRWWLGGRQLLPTDETVMDGLHGGHISMSNLTLLVKREDNGLSLTCEAFSDAFSKETFKKSLTLNVKYPAQKLWIEGPPEGQSIRTGTRVRLVCLAIGGNPEPSLTWLKDSRPVNDPRQSQEPRRVQLGSVEKSGSTFSRELVLIIGPPDNLAKFSCKAGQLSASTQLVVQFPPTNLTILANSSALRPGDALNLTCVSISSNPPVNLSLDKEGERLEDVAAKPQSAPFKGSAASRSVFLRVSSRDHGHRVTCRAHSEALRETVSSFYRLNVLYPPEFLGEQVRAVTVVEQGQALLPVSVSANPAPEAFNWTFRGYRLSPAGGPRHRILSGGALQLWNVTRADDGFYQLHCQNSEGTAEALLKLDVHYAPTIRALKDPTEVNVGGSVDIVCTVDANPILPEMFSWERLGEDEEELNLDDMEKMSKGSTGRLRIRQAKLSQAGAYQCIVDNGVAPAARGLVRLVVRFAPQVDHPTPLTKVAAAGDSTSSATLHCRARGVPNIDFTWTKNGVPLDLQDPRYTEHKYHQGVVHSSLLTIANVSAAQDYALFQCTATNALGSDHTNIQLVSISRPDPPLGLKVVSVSPHSVGLEWKPGFDGGLPQRFQIRYEALETPGFLYMDVLPAQATTFTLTGLKPSTRYRIWLLASNALGDSGLTDKGIQVSITTPGLDQAPEDTDQPLPTEQPPGPPRLPLLPVLFAVGGLLLLSNASCVGGLLWRRRLRRLAEEISEKTEAGSEEDRIRNEYEESQWTGDRDTRSSTISTAEVDPHYYSMRDFSPQLPPTVEEVSYHQAFTGIEDEDMAFPGHLYDEVERVYGPPGVWGPLYDEVQMDPYDLRWPEVKYEDPRGIYDQVAADVDAGEPGSLPFELRGHLV